The Leptospira paudalimensis region CATCTTTTTGCCTGATGAAGTCTTTCGTAAAGAAATAATTGACAAATTGAGGTTAACTGTGGTAGAACTTACCGAATTCAAAGTTAAGGATATATCCGTATACAAAACAATCATTTGAAATCTTCAGTCTTTAACTGGTGTAATAGGGTGGATTGAGACTCATCCGATTGTCTTGTTCCTGAAATTGAAATCACTTATGGGAATGGAAATTCCATCTGCAGGGTAACAAATTCCATTGTTGTCTCCCCATACCTTTTCTGAATGTTTTCTAACGTTTCTGTGAGTAGGGGATACGATTTCCCGGAATTGGGAATCATAACTCGTACATTGATTCTCTTACTTTCTGGATTGGTTATATCCGCGTAAATGGAAATGCCAGACTTCGATTTGATTTGTTTTGTTTGTGGAGCGATCGAACTCACATTTGATCGGTAAGTGCGTGCATAGGCATCTGCTACCAACGCTAAAGAAACCTCATCCATACCTTCATAAATTGGAATTTCGATCGTTTCATGATTCCAGAAAGACAAATAGTTCTTTGTAGCGATTAGGTAATGGTTCCATTTGAATTCGAACATATCACTGTTATGATTTGGGTCCCAGGATTTAACACCATACAATTCAGCCATTTCGGAAGCTTTTTTCTTTCCAACTAACGTTTCGATTAATGCCAAGGTGATTGGAATGGATGCAGTGACTCCTGAAGTTGTAATCATTCGATCGTCATGTACATACCTTTTGTTTTTAGTCCAAATTGTATTTGGAAATGTTTTGATTAACTTATCCT contains the following coding sequences:
- a CDS encoding DJ-1/PfpI family protein is translated as MNQRHSQFLYNNRKSKQFQSITMRFLLCLFLFGIFYTKLIANPFGTKHKYLNQIPIKSQHKKPIITIISDNEFTELTDFLVPYGILKRAEISELYALAPESGKVQLFPALSVEVDTSFGVFDKEHPEGADIVIVPALHNSQNPTILNWLKKQNEKGATFIGICDGVWTLAYSGLLDKREATGHWYAKDKLIKTFPNTIWTKNKRYVHDDRMITTSGVTASIPITLALIETLVGKKKASEMAELYGVKSWDPNHNSDMFEFKWNHYLIATKNYLSFWNHETIEIPIYEGMDEVSLALVADAYARTYRSNVSSIAPQTKQIKSKSGISIYADITNPESKRINVRVMIPNSGKSYPLLTETLENIQKRYGETTMEFVTLQMEFPFP